From Daphnia pulicaria isolate SC F1-1A chromosome 4, SC_F0-13Bv2, whole genome shotgun sequence, one genomic window encodes:
- the LOC124336664 gene encoding uncharacterized protein LOC124336664 gives MDARCSEFLRFVSNVPHTAHNGFLYSDRRAGGLGASQLAKDSDIWIIARAAQLLDSNDPVVRLTARAQLSQNISRGFNGKPPDPLPLSNYLSGSVEGGLHDTRFYKCGSNTWSRARKSARRLEVRIDVSGDESTKVIADDVSCLSLKAVRGLRSVIRKRWTISLTNALHQGRVARGLLLDPSNDVARLSSHRTCLSFNEWNLIHKSRLGLLPLLGNPGCSAPNTKCRRCKVDAETTSHVTSHCRSNLPAIGRRHDLVLAEIVKTITRAGHAASVNRVFPGSTLRPDIVISSTDPPTIIDLTITFDAPESLDAGHARKIEKYSCLGLTLPFVIGALESWLPSNNAVAVALNIPPAPWRRLRRKCRLMAIQGSVSIIHRHIRGHGDDQEANIPAP, from the coding sequence ATGGACGCTCGCTGCTCTGAATTTCTTAGATTTGTCTCCAACGTCCCCCACACTGCTCATAACGGCTTCCTCTATTCCGATCGCAGGGCTGGCGGCTTAGGTGCCTCTCAACTGGCAAAAGATTCGGACATCTGGATCATCGCTCGTGCCGCTCAACTCCTCGATAGCAACGATCCGGTGGTCCGCCTCACTGCCAGAGCCCAGCTCAGCCAAAACATCTCCAGGGGATTCAACGGCAAGCCGCCTGATCCGCTGCCCCTCTCTAACTACCTCTCTGGCTCGGTAGAAGGCGGACTCCACGACACCCGTTTCTACAAGTGTGGCTCCAATACCTGGTCCCGTGCCAGGAAATCAGCACGAAGACTTGAAGTTAGGATCGATGTATCCGGCGATGAATCGACCAAAGTGATCGCCGACGACGTCTCCTGCCTCTCGCTGAAAGCTGTAAGGGGCCTCCGCTCAGTCATCCGGAAACGCTGGACAATCTCCCTCACAAATGCCTTGCATCAGGGCAGGGTAGCAAGGGGGCTACTACTCGACCCATCTAACGACGTTGCCCGCCTCTCATCTCATCGGACCTGCCTCTCATTCAACGAGTGGAATCTCATCCACAAGAGCCGCCTCGGCCTGCTTCCGCTCCTCGGGAATCCTGGTTGCTCTGCTCCCAACACCAAGTGCAGGAGATGCAAGGTTGATGCCGAGACTACCTCACACGTAACCAGCCACTGCCGCAGTAATCTTCCGGCCATTGGCCGCCGACACGACCTCGTGCTGGCGGAAATTGTGAAAACCATCACCAGGGCCGGCCATGCAGCGTCTGTCAACAGAGTCTTCCCTGGTTCAACCCTGAGGCCGGACATAGTCATCTCCTCGACCGACCCACCAACAATAATTGATCTCACCATCACCTTCGACGCTCCCGAGTCCCTCGACGCTGGCCATGccagaaaaatagagaaatacaGCTGCCTGGGGTTAACTCTGCCCTTCGTTATTGGCGCCTTGGAATCCTGGCTCCCCTCAAACAACGCAGTGGCCGTCGCCCTCAACATCCCCCCGGCTCCTTGGCGCCGCCTCCGGAGGAAGTGCCGTCTGATGGCCATCCAGGGATCTGTCTCCATCATTCATCGCCACATCCGCGGACATGGGGATGACCAGGAAGCCAATATTCCGGCTCCTTAA
- the LOC124336665 gene encoding uncharacterized protein LOC124336665 produces the protein MATIPIKCILIIILASVVGCHCQTDNFLAFSSRAKQTTSEISPKTLSSMKCGNFRIDIYEHVDNHKATTTASEKKYFYSPIALLDNKSAVSSYNKFKKQPEMRFRIEMWNDKVENEVVKHLSKIVGQDIQPDNVGVIPLEKVILTSEIPTEDYFLSPVWKKYDKSKTLWFSLSCYNKKICNELANEMRSDPKHLDHFKLLYSLSSQTSQTKQTTISIDSVTSGTLVSTLLQKFGDKKDIFLTASDEKKMLTETATNIRMDTFDDYEVGSPDTESQISNILKGLLVTSRTTIKEQSDKIWDSVFWNDDNYRPDKSTKTLNEIVKKLDAETQKKLADMFQKAEKQSKIIGKFTLSNNFEKRREEQIRDEKWELAKNQTSEENKNFENKGRFQHNFDSNSWADMGRISSTISEKMSNDSDSLSQFEILKEDVEKLLEESKNHIQWDGEKFVPKPMQLSKINLDKFRDSQTFQDRNVRVRYTNAELSAPIKIMEHAELTVTDEWNNLKEELKATTELLTTTVNNLEKTNQELSIAKNDLTNTRIDLTNEIEGTKKELRKTKIELEETRANVDNLSIKLNETEKEMVKTRATFIKTVDDLSAKLNVNSDLLGQELKVAEDMKKDLRATSNDLETAKTNLASTRMELNSTKSAVADLVTKLNGVGLYLNGGRIATGWVEEANTVDTQDSPLTIQSTLNLKKGDHVWVQITYSSSSSSLYDNDYHYTHFTGFILEEEIVATL, from the exons ATGGCCACGATCCCAATAAAATGCATCCTCATCATCATTTTGGCTTCTGTCGTTGGCTGTCATTGCCAAACAGACAACTTCCTAGCGTTTTCTTCTAGGGCAAAACAGACGACGAGCGAAATCTCACCGAAAACGTTAAGTTCCATGAAGTGCGGCAACTTCCGCATTGATATTTACGAACACGTTGACAATCACAAAGCAACGACAACTGCTagtgagaaaaaatatttctactccCCCATTGCGCTGCTGGACAACAAAAGTGCCGTTAGTTCttacaacaaatttaaaaaacagccAGAGATGAGATTCCGCATTGAAATGTGGAACGACAAAGTCGAAAATGAAGTTGTCAAACATTTGAGCAAAATCGTCGGTCAAGATATACAACCCGATAATGTGGGAGTCATTCCCTTGGAGAAGGTCATTCTCACCAGTGAAATACCCACGGAAGATTATTTTCTATCTCCAGTGTGGAAGAAATATGACAAGAGCAAAACCCTGTGGTTTTCTCTGTCGtgttacaataaaaaaatctgcaACGAACTCGCCAATGAAATGCGATCCGATCCCAAACATTTGGACCATTTCAAACTCTTGTACAGTTTGTCATCGCAGACGTCGCAAACCAAACAGACGACCATCAGCATCGACAGCGTCACTTCCGGTACATTGGTCTcgactcttttacaaaaatttggagacaaaaaagacatttttttgacGGCCAGCgacgagaagaaaatgttgacggaAACGGCCACCAACATTCGAATGGACACATTTGACGACTACGAGGTCGGGTCGCCTGACACGGAAtctcaaatttcaaatattttaaaaggttTGCTGGTCACATCCAGGACGACCATCAAAGAGCAAAGCGACAAGATATGGGACTCTGTTTTCTGGAATGACGACAATTACCGGCCGGATAAATCGACGAAAACTTTGAacgaaatcgtaaaaaaactgGACGCGGaaactcaaaagaaattggCGGATATGTTCCAAAAAGCGGAGAAGCAGTCGAAAATAATAGGAAAATTTACTTTGAGTAATAACTTCGAGAAAAGACGAGAGGAACAAATTCGTGATGAGAAATGGGAACTTGCAAAAAATCAAACgagtgaagaaaataaaaattttgagaatAAAGGAAGATTCCAACATAATTTCGACTCTAACAGTTGGGCTGACATGGGCCGAATCAGTTCaacaatttcagaaaaaatgtcaaatgatTCTGATAGTTTAAGCCAGTTCGAAATTTTGAAGGAAGAcgtggaaaaattattagaagAAAGCAAAAACCACATTCAATGGGATGGAGAGAAATTTGTGCCAAAACCGATGCAACTGAGCAAAATCAATTTGGACAAATTTCGTGACTCTCAAACGTTCCAGGATCGCAACGTCCGCGTCCGTTACACGAACGCTGAACTGTCGGCGCCAATCAAAATTATGGAACACGCAGAATTGACCGTCACCGATGAATGGAACAATCTAAAGGAGGAACTCAAAG cCACTACAGAGCTCTTAACCACAACCGTGAACAACTTGGAGAAAACGAATCAAGAACTGAGCATTGCGAAGAATGATTTAACTAACACGCGAATTGATTTGACTAATGAAATAGaag GGACTAAAAAGGAGTTGAGGAAAACCAAAATCGAGTTGGAGGAAACGAGGGCCAATGTCGATAATTTATCAATAAAGCTAAATG AAACTGAAAAGGAGATGGTGAAAACGAGAGCAACTTTCATCAAAACCGTCGATGATTTATCTGCAAAATTAAATG TGAATTCCGATCTATTAGGTCAAGAATTAAAAGTTGCTGAAGATATGAAAAAAGATTTGAGAG CAACCTCAAATGATTTGGAAactgcaaaaacaaatttggcatCAACGAGAATGGAATTGAACAGCACAAAGTCCGCCGTTGCTGATTTGGTGACCAAATTAAatg GAGTTggtctttatttgaacggggGTCGAATCGCGACTGGGTGGGTTGAAGAGGCAAACACAGTCGATACTCAAGATAGTCCTTTGACCAtccagtcgacgctgaacttAAAAAAAGGCGATCATGTCTGGGTGCAGATTActtattcttcttcatcctcgTCTTTGTATGACAACGATTACCACtacacccatttcacgggtttcattttggaggaggaaattgtggcGACCCTTTGA
- the LOC124336323 gene encoding uncharacterized protein LOC124336323 → MAHFSVVSLTQVVLLLIFICWTSSSTGAAFSLEEEFLQLKGNYILMKQDVTSLKSTAIEQQSKVTQLEAQLEVNNELRQDLALKVTQLEAKNVQLEVKIGKLEAKVEQQDSLLTSLSREKNERTAAAPNPVSINNNQSAVAITGLPSSCADLKMIGHMWSGFYSVMGSAMMESVYCDFTKLPSDAGFQKWIGYADVKSAPVHFYVQRNSSFDTTGTPIPFDLALVNEGNAMDLTSGKFTAPRPGIYFFSFTGTARLASSFSVDFYSHLYLNGNSIGSCHVDHNNGPVSQYSPLSLQSTLNLKKGDQLWMQIIYYGSSSSFLFDNGNHHTHFTGFMLEEEIVASL, encoded by the exons ATGGCGCATTTTTCAGTAGTTTCACTCACCCAAGTTGTTTTGCTGTTGATTTTCATCTGCTGGACGTCGAGTTCGACTGGCGCTGCCTTTTCCTTGGAGGAAGAATTCCTACAACTGAAAGGAAATTAT ATTCTAATGAAACAAGACGTGACAAGTTTGAAATCGACAGCGATTGAACAGCAGTCAAAAGTGACACAACTGGAGGCGCAACTTGAAGTAAAT AATGAATTGAGACAAGATTTGGCATTGAAAGTAACTCAATTAGAGGCCAAAAATGTCCAACTGGAAGTCAAAATTGGAAAACTGGAGGCCAAAGTTGAACAACAAGATTCGCTTTTGACTTCCCTTTCACGTGAGAAAAATGAACGCACTGCAGCAGCACCCAACCCTGTTTCAATTAACAATAATCAATCGGCTGTTGCCATCACGGGACTGCCGTCTTCATGCGCGGATCTCAAAATGATTGGCCACATGTGGAGTGGATTTTATTCCGTCATGGGATCGGCGATGATGGAGTCCGTTTACTGCGATTTCACTAAACTCCCTAGCGATGCGG GTTTTCAAAAATGGATTggatacgccgacgtcaaatcggcgcccgtccatttctacgtccagagaaattcttcatttgACACAACTGGAactccgattccgttcgatttggcgttggtgaacgagggaaatgccatgGATTTGACGTCAGGGAAATTCACGGCCCCACGAccaggaatttattttttctctttcacgggAACGGCGCGTCTTGCATCttcattttctgttgatttttattctcatctttatttgaacgggaatTCAATCGGGTCGTGTCATGTTGACCATAATAACGGCCCCGTTTCTCAATATAGTCCGCTGTCcctccagtcgacgctgaacctgaaaaaaggcgatcaaCTCTGGATGCAGATAATATATTATGGGAGTTCATCCTCGTTTTTGTTTGACAACGGTAACCACCacacccatttcacgggtttcatgttggaggaggaaattgtcgCGTCCCTTTGA
- the LOC124336352 gene encoding retinol-binding protein pinta-like yields the protein MSTKAFQTQLSQVILKRAQSELGEDEDRRQQVIAIVKKLMTQQPHLQRIRLDEYSIICFARGCKYSLEKIKIKIDLQFTLRTALPEFFSGWDPMKPRIQDALACGSFLPLLDYDQHDRKVIIMRPGCFDPMLFKPEDIDKANFMISDTMGREDEQMFVTGMVIIVDVQGFSLNHLTQKPLALFKKQMYFLQSAPISPKTINFIRTNSVFHSAYNMVTNMLNDKMKQRLKVHGSDFQSLYKEIDRRILPKDYGGDGLSLAELTDLWKQKVEEQRDSLMESERNLRVDESRRPGKAKTAQDIFGIEGSFRKLNID from the exons atgtCGACGAAAGCTTTTCAAACTCAGTTGAGTCAAGTTATCCTGAAGAGAGCGCAGAGTGAATTGGGTGAAGACGAGGATCGCAGACAACAAGTGATTGCCATTGTCAAGAAATTGATGACTCAGCAGCCACATTTGCAGCGCATACGATTag ATGAGTATTCAATTATTTGCTTCGCGCGCGGATGCAAATACAGTTTAgagaaaatcaagataaaaattgatttgcagTTCACTTTGAGAACGGCCCTGCCGGAATTCTTTTCCGGATGGGACCCGATGAAACCGAGAATCCAGGACGCACTTGCATGTGG GTCGTTCCTCCCGTTGCTGGATTACGACCAGCACGACAGAAAAGTGATTATTATGCGGCCGGGCTGTTTCGATCCAATGCTGTTCAAACCGGAAGATATCGACAAAGCCAATTTCATGATCTCCGACACCATGGGCCGGGAGGACGAGCAAATGTTTGTCACCGGCATGGTCATCATTGTTGATGTCCAGGGATTTTCACTCAACCACCTCACCCAGAAGCCGCTCGCCCTCTTTAAAAAGCAGATGTATTTCTTGCAG AGCGCTCCGATAAGTCCCAAAACGATCAACTTTATTCGAACCAATTCCGTCTTCCATTCGGCTTATAATATGGTGACAAATATGCTCAACGATAAAATGAAGCAACGG ttaaaggTGCACGGGTCCGATTTCCAATCGTTGTATAAAGAAATCGACCGCAGAATTCTCCCCAAGGATTACGGTGGCGATGGACTTTCACTTGCAGAACTCACtg ATTTATGGAAACAAAAAGTCGAGGAGCAAAGGGATTCCCTGATGGAATCGGAGAGGAATTTGCGTGTCGACGAATCGAGACGTCCGGGTAAAGCCAAGACGGCCCAAGATATTTTCGGCATCGAAGGATCATTCCGCAAACTCAACATAGACtga
- the LOC124336342 gene encoding retinol-binding protein pinta-like — MGVATTTTKPFETQLSPALLKKAQCELGEDEERRQQVIEIIRQWVAQQPHLQRIRMDDYGIICFARGCKYSLEKMKTKMDLMFTLRTALPEFFAGWDPLKPQIQAALACGSFLPLPNYDQHGRKVIVMRPGCYDPFRHKPEDIEKANFMISDVMVQNDEQLFVSGMVIIYDCEGFTLNHFTQRPLSLTKKHMYYLQSAPLSPKTIHFIRTTSVFQTVHNVMTNFINDKMKQRLKVHGPNVESLYQDIDRKILPKDYGGDGMSIAELTDMWKKKVEEKRDFLMESEKNLRVDESRRLGKAKTAQDIFGIEGSFRKLNVD; from the exons atgggAGTTGCGACTACCACCACCAAACCGTTTGAAACTCAACTGAGCCCGGCGCTTTTGAAGAAGGCCCAATGCGAATTAGGCGAAGATGAGGAGCGCAGGCAACAGGTGATTGAAATCATCCGCCAATGGGTGGCGCAGCAGCCGCATTTGCAACGCATCCGCATGG ACGACTATGGCATTATCTGTTTTGCTCGGGGCTGCAAGTACAGTttggagaaaatgaaaactaaaatgGATTTGATGTTTACGTTGAGGACGGCCTTGCCGGAATTCTTCGCCGGATGGGATCCGCTCAAGCCACAAATTCAAGCCGCTCTTGCCTGCGG ATCGTTCCTACCGTTGCCTAATTACGACCAGCACGGCAGAAAAGTGATCGTCATGCGGCCGGGATGCTACGATCCTTTCCGCCACAAGCCGGAAGACATCGAGAAGGCCAATTTCATGATCTCTGACGTCATGGTGCAGAACGATGAGCAATTATTCGTTAGCGGAATGGTCATCATCTACGATTGCGAAGGTTTTACACTGAACCACTTCACTCAGCGGCCGCTCTCCTTGACTAAAAAACACATGTATTACCTGCAG AGCGCTCCGTTGAGTCCGAAAACGATCCACTTTATTCGAACGACTTCCGTGTTTCAAACGGTTCACAATGTCATGACCAACTTCATCAACGATAAAATGAAGCAAAGg TTAAAGGTTCACGGTCCCAATGTGGAATCTCTTTACCAAGATATCGATCGTAAGATTCTCCCCAAGGATTACGGAGGCGACGGAATGTCAATTGCCGAACTCACAG ATAtgtggaagaaaaaagtcgAAGAGAAAAGGGATTTCCTGATGGAATCGGAGAAAAATCTGCGCGTGGACGAGTCGCGACGACTGGGCAAAGCCAAGACGGCCCAAGATATTTTCGGCATTGAAGGATCATTCCGCAAACTCAACGTCGATTAA
- the LOC124336301 gene encoding beta-1,4-galactosyltransferase 4-like — MLPRSPHFISMSISRAVISSFLLLAVSFYFYAHYTSNAAVNGVTTSSIFHPEDPSSPTTQSNGQSDRQIAQQPCPLVSPQLTGWTNLSSEAMAAILQEDQMTVESKMEAAGLKMGGRYQPEDCRSPHKVAIVVPVRDRKDHLTVFLRYMHPFLQRKQLDYIIIVVEQSDGLPFNRGMLMNVGFKEAQLLNETFDCFILHDVDMLPEHDGNPYTCPEVGKPRQMAFALDYFKNYSSVGEGFFGAVTAISADDFGRINGLANSFWDWGGEDENFYHRVVSQHLKVVRPFDGQSSVLVHYKMQSHKRAVPSPNRLDVMKEGFNRFKTDGLVNLRYKIIDYQSKLLNTHILVDFQRDNVTVAS; from the exons ATGTTGCCAAGAAGCCCGCACTTCATTTCGATGAGTATCTCCCGTGCCGTCATTTCCAGTTTTCTGTTATTGGCCGTGTCGTTTTATTTCTACGCTCATTACACATCAAATGCTGCTGTCAATGGTGTCACAACTTCGTCCATCTTCCACCCCGAAGATCCTAGTTCACCGACAACTCAATCGAATGGCCAATCTGATAGGCAAATAGCCCAGCAACCGTGTCCGCTGGTTTCACCTCAACTCA CTGGATGGACAAATTTGTCTTCGGAGGCGATGGCCGCCATCCTTCAAGAGGATCAAATGACAGTCGAATCGAAGATGGAAGCGGCCGGATTGAAAATGGGCGGAAGGTATCAGCCGGAGGATTGCCGATCGCCGCACAAAGTGGCCATCGTCGTTCCGGTGCGCGACCGGAAAGATCATTTGACCGTTTTCCTGCGCTACATGCATCCGTTCCTCCAGCGGAAGCAACTGGAttacatcatcatcgtcgtcgaaCAGTCTG ACGGTTTGCCATTCAACCGAGGGATGTTGATGAACGTTGGCTTCAAAGAAGCTCAGTTATTAAATGAAACATTCGACTGTTTTATCTTACACGACGTTGACATGCTGCCGGAACACGACGGCAATCCTTACACCTGTCCGGAAGTCGGAAAGCCTCGCCAAATGGCATTCGCCCTGGATTATTTCAAGAATTATTC gtcggtgggcgagggcTTTTTCGGGGCCGTGACTGCCATATCGGCGGATGATTTCGGACGGATCAACGGATTGGCCAATTCTTTCTGGGATTGGGGCGGCGAGGATGAAAACTTTTATCACCGTGTCGTCTCGCAACATCTGAAAGTCGTTAGGCCGTTTGACGGCCAGTCGTCCGTCCTCGTTCACTACAAGATGCAGTCGCACAAAAGAGCTGTGCCCAGTCCCAACCGGCTCGACGTCATGAAAGAAGGTTTCAATCGTTTCAAAACAGACGGACTGGTTAATCTTCGATACAAGATAATCGATTATCAATCAAAATTACTTAACACTCACATTCTTGTCGATTTCCAACGTGATAACGTCACCGTCGCATCATAA